In the genome of Panthera uncia isolate 11264 chromosome X, Puncia_PCG_1.0, whole genome shotgun sequence, the window ttattttatttaaaaaaaaattttttttaatgtttatttatttttgagacagagagagacagagcatgaacgggggagggtcaaagagagggagacacagaatctgaaataggctccaggctctgagctgtcagcacagagcccgacgcggggcttgaactcactgaccgcgagatcatgacctgagccaaagtcagccgctcaaccgactgagccacccaggcgccccaaaagattttatttttaagaaatctctatacccaatgtggggctcaaacccacaaccctgagatcaagagttgcatgccccactaactgagccagccgggcacccctattctctgtctcttctataGTTACACGTCTCTTTATGGTGTGGATGTGTATTCTTTTCTGTGTAATCAAGAAGAATATACACAAAGATAAGATCCTCCcactccccccaaaataataCTAAGAATAGGAAGGACTGACAGGCCATTTGGTTACATAAAAAAACAGAGGGGGTGTGGAGAGGGGAAGTTAGTTCAAAGTGAGTTGCAAgtaaaaaagtcttttcaaaatgAGAGTGAACTACCCCACAAATTTTCATCTCCTAGAAAGATGAAACTTCTAGAAGCCTTACTAATTACaataaactaataaatgattCAATCACATTTCTCATCACAATAACCAACCAGGCACTgacaatatatttattaaaaatttttttaaaatgtttatttatttttgagagagaaaaagagagggagaagagcaggggatgggcagtaagggggcggggggagtcccaagcaggctctgcgctgacagtggagggctcggtcccacaaaccatgggatcatgacctgagccgaaatcaagagctggactcaaccaaatgagtcacccaggtgccccaggtacaTTTTGGGGGAAAGACAGCaagtctcaaaaaaattaaaatctacctGAAGGCTCAGGAATCCTGTGACATACAAAGGAAAGCtttgttataaataaaacaaatggatgTGGTCTAAATGACCAGTAGTTCAGAACTGTGTTGGCCCATGAAAGCAGCCCCTTGACCCCTCCACCAATTGGTCTGATCACTAAGATTAAGAAATCTCAGCAGGTCTGAGGCTCTTTTGGGTCTACTAACACCGAAACCCTGGAAAGGTTTGAAAAGAGAAGAATCACTAAAACCACAAGAGAGGCAATGCTGGAAGAAATGAAtgtaggaataaatataacccaGAAGGAATTTTAGATGAGTGGTATTCACTCTTGTGAGATGATATTAATCTAAATGCATTGCTCAGTGTCCCCTCTCTTGGCAATTCTGCTACATGGCTGTCACAGTGGTCCTCTTGCCAGGAAGGCTCTTCCCCAGATAGCCCCTGGGAGGCCTTCCTTAGCTACATTTCAAACCTCTCATCCACACTCCCAATTTCCCTTCCCTGCACAAAGCCTTAAACTCAATTGGAGCCCATACTTTCTCCCCACATTACCTCCCTGCTGCCATCACCAGAAATCTGCTTCAATCCCCACTTCAATCTGTTTCCAAcataccctttttaaaaaaaaaaaaaaagtttgtttatttttgagagagagaaagagtgcgagctggggaaggtcagagaaagagggagacacagaatttgaagcagtctccaggctctgagctgtcagcacagagcccaacgcggggctcgaactcaccgcaagatcaggacctgagctgaagtcggacactcaaccgactgagccacgcaggcgcccctccaacaTTCGACAGACACAGAATGCCTACTTTATGCCATGTACTATTCTGGTCACTTGGGGGTATGGACAAAATATCTCCCTTTGTTAAGCTTACATCCTAATGGGCAAAGGCAATGAAttttagaaagaagtaaaattacacAGTAAACATTGAGAGGTCATAAGTAGAACAAGGGAGGGGAATAAGGAGAGCCAGGGGTCGTGATTTGACAGGCTACGGAAGTCCTcattgaggaggtgacatttgagaaagACTTAAACTGAGTTAGGGGAAAGGAAGCCAGGCGTGTACCTGGGGAAAGAGTGTTACAGGCAGAAAGCACAGTCCCTGCAGTCAGGTGGGCTTGTTCTGAGGGTGTTTAAAGAAGCCTGGGAAGGTCAGTGTGGTGAGAGCACAGTGGATGAGCAGACAACTTAGGAGGAGGTGAAGTCAGAGATAGTTTGTTTTACTGTTACTGATTTATAGGCCAAAACCTCCTGGATCTGGTCAAAATTAGGCCTTCAAAAAACCCTTCTGTCTGCCTCCCCGCCACCAAGTATGGAGCCTGGCATACAGCAGATagccaataaatgtttgtgtggATGGACAATACAaagagcatttattgagtgcttactatgtactaTACTTGGGGCTCAGCTTTGTATCTCCACTGTCCTCAGCCCTAGCCttgaggaggaggggagatgggcccTGAAGTATCATCCCAGGCAgccatggggaaagggagaagggtgTTGCAAATGGTGGTATTTTAGACACTATCCTCATAGAATGGACTTACTCTGTGAGGAGGTTGCTCTTACGATCAATGAACTTGAGGGCTTCTGCCAGGGTCAACTCCAGGAAAAAACCATATCCAAGGGCCACATAGATTCGTGAAGTGTCTGGGCTGAGGAAACAATGGTTAGAGGAAGAGCGGGATGTCCTTATCACTGCATACTATACAGTTTAttagagagggttttttttttaatcccctcctcccaccttccccaaaTTGAAGCTCTgggagggcagggattttgtccTATTTGATTTGCTGTCACatccccagcacttagcacagtgtctggtaaATAGCAAATAGTcaaaaaaatatctgttgaatgaagaGGGGAGCTGAACCCTGTGGGCTCATAGGGGCAGGTAGACACTCACACAACTGTGTCAACGAAGAAGTTACAGCCCAAATCCACCTGCATATATAACTCCGAGGGCTTAGCTTCCTGTGGGGCCAGGGAAAAAGAGGTAGGGGTCAGTGGTCAACTTTTAGGTCAGCTGACAGGTTTTGGTCTGGGgtctctcctcccatccccctcccttgTCCACATACACCAAAATGGTACCAAACCTTGGTGTCTTTACCTGAAGTCGCTCAATGACATTTCTCAGTTGAAGGTATTTGGCCAGCTGCTCATATACCTTGTCACGATGGTCCAGGACTTTTCTGATGGGACAAGAGGAGAATGGTGACCAACAGGAAGCCCTGGCCCTCTCAGAATACCTCACAGTATGACCCTCTGAGACCCTCATGTCACCATGCCCTAAAGAAGCATTTTAGTGCAGAAGTGAAGGTTTGGATTGTGagtcagactgcttgggtttgaatctagGCTCTCTTTTTTGACTAGTCGTGTGACTTTGGCAAGTAAGTAACCTCTTTAGGACCCAATTTACCTACCTATAAAATAGGGATGACAATTATTACCTCAGAGTCATAAAGAGAATTACATGAGCGTTTACTATAAAGTActtataggggtgtctgggtggctcagtgggttaagcacctgactcttgatttgggctcaggtcatgatctcacagtcgtgagactgGGCCCCAAGTTGGCTGcccactgagcgtggagcctgttggggatactctgcccctctgctgcttgcacactctctctcaaaaataacataaaaagagcacttaaaatagtgcctgCCAAATAGTAAGATCTATGTATgtattagttaatatttattagtattattattaaaaaaatttttaatgtttactttagttttgagagggagagagagagagagagggagaacatgagcaggggaggggcacagagagagagagagagagagagagagagagagagagaactgtagGTAggtgggatccaggctctgcgttgtcagcatagaacctgaggtgggcctcgaactcacaaactgtgagatcatgacctgagccgaagtcagatgctcaaggacccagccaccaaggcgcccctatttcttAGTATTGTTATCACACTGCCAATGCCTCTTTCTAATCAGAATGTCCCATTCTCTAGAAAATTCCTCCATCTCTTTTAGGATGTTTAAGGTCCTATTTCTGAATACTCTATTTCCTACTCAGACTAGTAAGGATAGTAATAATTTTTCATGCTCATTGAGCCTGTAGTATCCATATTAAATTCTTTACAAGGAATGAACACAATGAAAACTCAAAACAACCCTGAGGAAGGTCCCATCAACTTTCCCAtatcacagataagaaaactgaggcacaaaaaggcGAGACGGGGTACACCGTCTTCACAGGATGGAGAAAAGGCCAAGcgaaggatttgaacccaaaaaCTACCGGTTTGGAGCCCAACTCGGCCCGAGATGGGAGGCTGCACATGCGCGGACACACCCTCTGCTAAGACCGCCACATCCCAGTCCAGTCGCACCCCGGATGTCGTCGCCCCTCCTTCCCCGCTCGATGGGCGCACGGGGCCGACCTCCGAACGTCTTCCCCACCAATCAGAAGGCTAGGCCCTGACTTCAAACGCCCCGCCTCCCCACGTGGAACGTTCCAAACGCCCGGCCCTCCACACTGTCACTCACCGCAGGTCCCGCTGCAGCACGTCGCAGATGAAGGCCTCATAGCGCAGCACTTTCTCCCCTGTGGATTCCAGCGCCCGCCGTTTAGGGGGCGTCGCCATGATGGGCTCCTGAGGAATGTGAGAGGGGGGGCAGACCACGTTGATCACTCAGTTTGGCCTCAAGCACGGTACATCTGCACCCCCTCAACAGCCGAAGTGGGCTCGTCCGACTCCTGCCAGGGGTTCTGCCTTCAGCCCCTCCCAACTCTGGGACCTTGCCACCCAGGGACACCCAAACGCGGCCCTCACCTTAGAGCCGCCGGCAATAAGAACAGTTGCTATAAACCGCGGCTTCCGGGTGGCGCGGGTGAATGACGTACGCTAAGGGCGAGGGCCAACCAAATagccaggtggggaggggccgcTCTGAAGGGATGAAAACCGCCGAAGCAGAGGCGAGAGGGGCGGGGCTTTAGGGAATCTGGTGAGAGTACTAGACAGCAGCGTGTGGGAACAGGGATGCGCGCGGAGCCTGTGGGGACCGCGCGTGGCTCGCGGGGGCGGGCCTTAATGGGATTTGGCGGGTTCTGGGTGAGGCGGGGCGTGCAggtggaggtagagagagagtaAAGCGTTTGGTATTTAAAAGTCAGAGCTTCGGAAGCAGCCAGACAAGAATTGATTTTGGTTCTGGTTTGTAAAAAGGAGAGAGTACATCCCTGTGATCTATCGCCGTGGATTTGATTCTTCACACGGGAGATTTGGGTTTGGCTCCCGGTAATGGGGATGGAtgtgagcattaaaaaaattttaaatggagacAGAGGTCCTAAAATTCATCTTTGGTAACTCCGGCTTTGCAGCTCGCAATTCCATAACCAGGATCCGAGCAGATACTGACAACACACTATGTCTATTACTTCATTTAGTAGAGGCGTCAAGTGGCGGGTCGCTGAAGTCCTCTGCTCGAGATCAGCTACTCTGTAGTTAGAAATAGTTCCAATgtctttatttaaatgtgtaaacTTTTTATTCATTCGTATGCGCTGAAgctaatgaatttatttttctatgttcgATTTTCAAATAATAGCATCAAACCCAGCAAGTTCAGGCTGAGCCTGAAGGAGAACCCACATGCCAGATCCCTCAAATGCTACTCCCGCCTATAGGGCCTAGAGCACTCACCCCTACCAGGGAAGACTTCTCAGATACTTTGTGGGTTTCATGTGTAAAAGcaagtttttctttcaaatgctcAAAACctaagttttctttgttcttagaaCATGATTGTAaaagaaatgtgattttaaaaaaatacgaAATTTTATAGAATGTCAATTACTCAATACATGTAAAAGATAAATGAGCAGGACATTAAACAGAGTGCACTTAGTTATGGATaccctacccctcccccccccatctccctggACATAAATGAACTCATCCGCTGATTGGCAGATGAGCTACATTTGCTGACATCCTGGCCCGCTACCCTAAAAGGGTTAGCTTTCTGCCACACCAGCAAAGACTCTCAGGACTCACGGTTCACACTCTGGGCTGGGAATCCATCCTGGGGAACAAGGTAAGCAGACGCTGACACAGCTGGGCCAGTATGGCCTTAGTCTCCTCCAGAGGTGTCCACCCTGAACATCGCAGCATTTATAGAAGGTGGTCATTGGCTAGTCTGCAGAAGCTGCTTGAAATAGGCAAGAGGATGTTCGCATTTAGGACATGACTCTGCACTGGAGTCAACATTCTCCCAGGCAGGTGCTCCACCAAGCACATCATCCACTTCTTTCAGCTTTGGATACTTTGTTTTGTTACCTTGCAGGTGATGTTGTGCAGGTAGGGGCAGGTGTTGCAGGCGAAGCGGCGGGAGCACTGTCCCTCCTCCATGATCAGCCCATTCCTCTAGTCCGGGCGGAAGAGCCAAGGGAAcgtgctaaaaaaaaattgttttttctaaatCTTCTCTTGTTACATATAGTTAAAGTTGCATTTGGTGTGGTTGAAACAGACTCCAGGTAGCTAGACAACTATTACTGAGTTAATCTACAGTATATTCCTGTGGGGTAAAAAAGGGTGTTATACTTATCATCtttatttaacacaaaagaacacaGAGTTCTGATGAGCTGGAGATGGGTCTCTGCAAATCTATTAAGTTACATTTCACAGAAacgtttttttactttttcaaaacatgtttccaactttatttttacatttcaaacctacagaaaagcTGGCAGTGAACACCCATATAGCCTGCATTTAGACTCgccaaatgttaatatttgaccgtatttgctttctctgtttcCAGACTCAGCAATAATTATTGACATGACTACATAGAATTCCACGTTTTAGACGacctcagattaaaaaaaaattctaacatttatttatttttgatagagagagagagagcgagcaagcacgggcgtgagcgggggaggggcagagagagagggagacacagaatccaaagcaagttccaggctctgagctgtcagcacagagcccaacaggatGGCCTCAGATTTTTGAGCCACTCCTATGTTATTGGATGTTTGGATGTGTCCAGTTTTTTTCTGTGGTTAACACCCAGGATGGGATAACAGtctttgctttcatatttttgtataataCCATGATTATTTCCTCATGATAAAtctctaaaagtaaaattattgaTCTAAAGGATGTCACTGCATTGTAAACCAAGTATTGACAATTGTACACATATTTCCAGTAACAAACTTCCTCATCTAAGCTCTACATCATTGGTTTGCTGACCTTTGATGTTTTTCTACAGCCTGCAGTCTAAGAACACtggtttcacttttttaaattcttgaagaaagtaaaaagaatattttgtgacatgtgaaaattctataaaattcaagtttcagtgtccaataataaagttttattggaacacagctataCTCATGTCTGTGGATGCTTTCATGCTTCTAGTGGTAGAGTAGTTGCCaaagagaccatatggcctgaaaaccctaaagtatttactatctggccttttattttttttaatgcttatttatttattttgagagggggagagagagccagagagagagaggaagagaaagaatcccaagcaggctctgcgctgttagtgTATATAGtctgacgtgaggctcgatctcatgaacggtgagatcatgacctgagcctaaatgaagagctggacgcttaaccgactgagccacccaggcgccccactatctggccttttataggaaaagtttgccaacctcaaTCATGTCAGCTCTATACAACCATGTTAATCACCAATACGTATGCTGGAGCTCTAAGTATGTGGGCCTACCAAGCTTCAACTGGTGACCTCTCACCTGGCTTACGGATACGGGTGTTTTCAGGCTGGTGCTTCTGGGAGGTATGAGGCCGACACTGTCTGTCATctccatttgtattttctctccctcccagccaACCTCCTGCCCACAAGCCTCCCCCAGCTTTGACTTAGAGATCTCTGTCTTGCCCTTACCTAGGAAGAGCAAGAAATGACTGAGGCCCAGATGAATTAGGGCTAAACTCTTGATTCACTGCCTCCTTTATTTTCCACTGGGTATTTGGAACCCGTTAAGAATACAtctcataaaattgaaaaataaaggtaGGCTCACAAAAAGTATAAAGCAAGTAGAAAATTAACGTCAGGGGAAATTGGGATGTAGGTATGAAATTCACTTCCGTGCTTAGCTGTGAATTTGTCTCTAATCTTCCTACAGCAGTAGCAAAAAGGGAAATGAGGTTAGTTATGTGACGGGTATTGCCCACGAGGAAAAAGCATACCAGTTCATTGGCAGAAGGATATATTTCATGCCATTCACcaggaaacaataaaattagaactctccctcacttcctacactaaaataaattccaggtggattaaagatttaaatgtaaaaatggaaCCATCAGTGTGCTAGAAGGAAAAAATGGgagaacattttttattattatcttagaGTGAAGTCCCTTCTAGTCATGACATAAAATTTGGAAGTCATGAGAGAATATATTGACACACTGTGTTCATAAATTTTTTTGttgcttagaaatattttattttacatagacTTATCAGACCATAGACTAATGTTAATAGCATCATTATTctatgcaatttaaaaatacatataaatatactgtATATCTAAAGTGATTAATTTAACCAGTTCCCTGTGtagacatttaaattatttagttttcCTGTATCAGAAACCATAAACATGCTTTTGGCTAATCTCTATGTATGagtctaatttttttattaattttttaatgtttatttaatttcaagagaaagagacagagcaggagtgggggaggggcagagagagagggagacacagaatccaaatcaggctccaggctctgagctgtcagcacagagcccgatctggggctcgaacccacgaaccgcgagatcatgacgtgagccaaagttggctgcttaaccatctgagccacccaggggcccctatgagtctaatttttaaaacgttttttattatggaatctttcaaacatatacaaaagggTAAGGAAAAGTGTAATAAATCCCCATGAATCCATCATTTAGCTTCAAGAATTATCAACATACAGCAATCTCATCTCATTTATACCATTCCATTGTCCTCTCTCACTTATTGAAGCAAATCTCAGATATGATACCATTTTATCCTTAGATAATTCAGTGTGTACTTCTAAAAGATAAGCACTCTTTATAAAAACTGTG includes:
- the UXT gene encoding protein UXT, producing the protein MATPPKRRALESTGEKVLRYEAFICDVLQRDLRKVLDHRDKVYEQLAKYLQLRNVIERLQEAKPSELYMQVDLGCNFFVDTVVPDTSRIYVALGYGFFLELTLAEALKFIDRKSNLLTELSDSLTKDSMNIKAHIHMLLEGLRELQGLQNFPETPHH